The genomic region GGACTCAATCCCCATGGGTAGCGTCCATTTCTTTCCAATCTTACAGAGCCCAATCATGAAAAAGATGGCAATAATGTGCCACCCCCAGCCCATAACGGTCAGAACCGTCTCATGGGAGGTGGTCATATTGTAGACCGCATCCTTTGACGCCGCCCCAAGTTCCGGACTGCGAATGATCGAGTACTGAAAAACATCCAGGAGTGCGTGATACAGGGATACGCCATAGAGTTCCCGGGTGGTCAGGTAAAGGATGCTGATCGGAACGGCTGAGATTCCATGGGCGACCAGCATGAGGCCTACGGAACCCCATCCGGATGCACCTGCACCGCCGGCGTAAATCGAGAAGTAGGCCGGCAGATGCCAGAGGGCGAAGATCACGGAACAAAGTACGATGGCTGGAAGGCTTCCATATCGTTCTTCCAGCTTGGGGAGGATGTATCCCCTGAAGGCCAGCTCCTCGCCGAATAAGCAGGCGGCAAACAGGCTCGCGCCGCCAATAACCAGGGTGAGGATTACCGTTACGAAGGGGGACATCTCCGCACCCTTGCCTGCCGATGCCGGGTTGAGAGAAAATTGCGCCAACCCAAGCCAGTACGGCAGTCCAACGAGCACGAAGATAGCGGCAACCGTAAATAACAGTCCGATACCCAGACCAATCAAGGCATTACGGTTTAATCTGAATCCCATATCCGTAAATTTGCCATGATGGAATCGCTTCTGAAACAGGATGGCTGCCATTCCCGCCAGGGGTATGGCAAAAGACAAATAGACGGTAACACCGGAAGTGGAGAAGAGCGGCCCGATCCCGACCAAGATGAAAATAAACACGATGTATGCAAGCAACGCCATGTTCCTTATTCCTCTCTTTTGTTATCGAAGCCAGGGGGATAATAAATCTACAATAAAAAACCAGAAATAAACATATATCTTTTGGCACCAATTCCACGGGGGCCAT from Deltaproteobacteria bacterium harbors:
- a CDS encoding CPBP family intramembrane metalloprotease codes for the protein MALLAYIVFIFILVGIGPLFSTSGVTVYLSFAIPLAGMAAILFQKRFHHGKFTDMGFRLNRNALIGLGIGLLFTVAAIFVLVGLPYWLGLAQFSLNPASAGKGAEMSPFVTVILTLVIGGASLFAACLFGEELAFRGYILPKLEERYGSLPAIVLCSVIFALWHLPAYFSIYAGGAGASGWGSVGLMLVAHGISAVPISILYLTTRELYGVSLYHALLDVFQYSIIRSPELGAASKDAVYNMTTSHETVLTVMGWGWHIIAIFFMIGLCKIGKKWTLPMGIESGTEVKA